DNA sequence from the Verrucomicrobiia bacterium genome:
GCGCCTTGATCTCGTATTTGTCGTCGTACATCCCGAGCGCCACCATCAATCCGCCTCCGAGCACGATCACCAGCAACTTCGGCCAGACCGAGAACGCGCCGTCCAAATACATCTTTACATCGGGCATCTCGACGAATGGCAGGTCCACCCGGCTCGCCAGTGGAAGAAGGAACAAGTAGTTAAAGACCACATTGGCTGCAAACGCGCAGAAGACCGCCGCCCCACCCAACAACGGCATCGCTTCGGTATGAATCTTCCGCTCGCGGTCCGGCTGGTCGATGTAATTCCACTGGATGGAAAGTCGCTTGAAAAGGGGTGTAAGAAGCAAAGCCAGCCCGAAGCTGACATCAAACACATAGAAATAAACCAGCAGCCAGTGCATGTCAGTGCCGCGCCGTCCACAGTCGCCGGTACAACTCGTCGAGTTGTCTCACCATCCGCTCCTCCGAAAAACGCTCCTTGACCAGATTTCTGCCCCGCCCGCCCATTCTATTTGCCAATTCCTTGTCCTGCAACAACCGAATCACGGCGGTGGCCAACCCGTTCACGTCCCCCGCCCGCACGAGCAAACCGGTCTCTCCGTCAATACACACCTCGCGCGCGCCATCTACGTCGAAAGCCACCACCGGCTTTCCGCAAGCAAGCGCCTGGGGTAACGCCCGCGGCAAGCCCTCCCGCAACGACAAGTGCACCAGCAGGTCCATCGACGCCACGTACCGCGGAACCTCGCTCGGCGGGATGAGACCCGCAAAGGCAAAATGACCGCGCAGGTTCATCTCTGTCACCCGTCGCTCAAACCGTTCGCGGTAGACTCCATCACCCACCAACAGGAATTTGACGTTCGGCACGGCGGCCACAATGCGTGGCGCCGCCTCGAACAGAAACTCATGTCCTTTCAGCCGGAACAAGCGCGCAATCTTGCCAACTACAAAGTCACCGGAGGAAATCCCCAGCGCTTGGCGCAGCGAATCATCGCGTCGCGCGCTCAAAAACGCATCGATGTTCATGCCGCTATGGATGGTCACATACTGATTGGACCTGCCAATACCCGCGGCGAGGTACTGCTCGGTCATGGCGTCCGCAACGGAGACGAATTGCGTCGTGTATCCACCCACCACCTGTTCCGCCCAACGGAAAACCCAATTGCCAATGGGATGTTGGTATTCGTAGAAGGACGGCCCGTGAATCGTGTGCACAATGATCGGCACCCGGGCCAGTTTCGCGGCGATGCGCCCGATGAATCCGGCCTTCCCGCTGTGTGTATGAACCACGTCGTACCGTTTCCCGACGAACAGCCTCCGTAGCGCGGTACAGGCGCCCAGGTCGTGAAACGGATTCAGTGCGCGCCGCAGCTCCTCCGCAACGATGATCGGTACACCCTCCCCTTTCGCTTGATCGTGGAGCGAACCTTCCGGCCCCGTTTGTGGCCCAATCACCAGGTCCACGTCGTGGCCCAGCTTCCGTAAGCCAATACAAGTGGACACGGTGTTCTCCTGCGCCCCGCCGACGATCAACCGGGTTATGACATGACAAATCTTCATCGATTACTTTTTCGCCAGTTCGTACACAACCCTGCGTCCCGTCCGGTGAACTTCGGTCGCCTGGTGTTGCAGGGTATACCGGATTAGATTCCAATTCGCGTCCACCATGTAATTGTAGCCGCGTCGCAGCCGATCCAATTCGGCAAAATTTATGTACACATGCGTAATACCCCTGGTGCGCAGCGCCGCCGCTAATTCCTCCTCCGTTTTCGCCCCATTACTCATCGCGGTCAGCGGATGCTGGTCAAACGCCGTACTCCACAGGACGGGATGTTTCGCATAATACACGCGACTTTCTCCCACATAGAGCACTTTGGCGCCAACAGGCAGGTTTTCGTTCATCCAAACGATTGGCTCAAGCACACCCTTCCCCATCCGCGCGATGAATTCATCCCGCGTGACTTGTCCGAGTGCGTACTGCAGAAAACTCATCTGCGGCGGCAGGTGCTCCGGGTTTTCTGTGTCCGCCAGATCATTAAGTGCCAGCGTCGCCAGACTTGCCAGCACGACGGTTCCGACGGCAAGGCGCACGGCGAATCGCGCGGGCGCCTCGCGACCGAGTTTGTCCATGGCGAATGCGCCCGTCACTGCCGCCATGCCAAAGGTTGGGAACAAGAACCGCCAGGGCCGAAAGGTGAAGCAAAACCAGCTCGCGTATGCGCCCGCCACCAACCACCCTGCCCGCTTTGCGGCTGGTTCGAATCGCGTGACCAACAGGACCAGCGGAGTTGTCATCAGCAACAAGGGCACCGCGCCCGTCTCAACGAATGAATAATTCCACAGTAGCGAGAAAAACTGTCCGATGGTTCCCCATCCGAATGTCGGATAATGTTTCTCCGAAAAAACCGCGGCTTGCGACGCGGTCCAATGGGAGTTCGAGAACCATTGATGGAATAGCGGGTAGACCGGGTCGCCGGCCAGCAGCCAATTCTTCACCAGCCACGGCGCAACCACAGCCATGGCCAGAAGGCCGAAGGCCGGTAGCAAACGAAACTCCCG
Encoded proteins:
- a CDS encoding glycosyltransferase family 4 protein, whose amino-acid sequence is MKICHVITRLIVGGAQENTVSTCIGLRKLGHDVDLVIGPQTGPEGSLHDQAKGEGVPIIVAEELRRALNPFHDLGACTALRRLFVGKRYDVVHTHSGKAGFIGRIAAKLARVPIIVHTIHGPSFYEYQHPIGNWVFRWAEQVVGGYTTQFVSVADAMTEQYLAAGIGRSNQYVTIHSGMNIDAFLSARRDDSLRQALGISSGDFVVGKIARLFRLKGHEFLFEAAPRIVAAVPNVKFLLVGDGVYRERFERRVTEMNLRGHFAFAGLIPPSEVPRYVASMDLLVHLSLREGLPRALPQALACGKPVVAFDVDGAREVCIDGETGLLVRAGDVNGLATAVIRLLQDKELANRMGGRGRNLVKERFSEERMVRQLDELYRRLWTARH